The window TTTGAATTTACCTCTCATACGTTCAGACGCAATTCGGGATATAAATTTTTCAAAGAAAGCTTCATTCCCGAAATGCGTTACCCCGCGTCCGGCGATACATTCTCCGATCCGATCCTGCCGTCCGGTTATGCCGAATTTGCCGGAACGAAGGTTAACTCAGGAGTGGTTCGTGCTGTCGCGTGCGATAGCTTCTGGGAGAGAATGACGTCGCCTGCCGTTCTGATAGAAAATCGCTTCGGAAAAGGAACTGCGCTCACCCTTACGTCGGTATCTTATCCCGGAGCGCAGGGAGTTTTTCCTCTGTATTCGAGGATAGTAAAGGAACTTTGCAATTCGACGCATCGCCGGGCTGATATCAAGGTTATCGGAGGCGATGATCTTACCTTCGCCGTTTATCCGGACGGAAACAAAAGAGCGGTATATATAATTAACACCTCCTTTGAAACAGGTTGTGAAGCGAAGATAATATGGAGCGGAGAAAATCAGACAAAGATTTTTCTTCAACCGCTTGAAATGAAAAGGCTTGATTTTACTTTATAAAATTCACTATTCTTTCCCGATGTAAAACATCGGGAATTTTTCATTCCACATATTTACAAATTGCGCAAAGGGCTTATAATGTAAAGTGAAAAAATGATTTAGAGGATAAAATGGATAATCGGGATAAAATACGCGATGATATAGATTTTATCGGTAGCGTTATGCGCACGTCAAAGGTTTCACCGGATCGCTTGAGCGGATTTATTAATAAAATTGGGATTATAATGACAGCATATGCAGTTTCAAGGATAATATCCGAAATTCTCTATTCATTGCTGAAATTTCTATTGCTGGATGGATATTTCGAAAAATTCACTCATCTTAGCACAATATCAAACTATGTTTTTTTCGGAATTAATATCCTTCTGTTTGGCATCGCGTTTTTTCTGTCATTCAAATATTCCGCTACAATAAGATATGGCGGAGACGACTACGAAAAGCTTGCCGTAAAAACGTTTCTTTTTATCACCGTTACTGCAACGGCTATAATATTGCCGCGGTACATTTTGTTTATGAATATCAATTCATTAGATATTGTTTTTCCGACGGCGTCTGTGACGCTTGTATTAATGACCGGAGAGCTTTTACATCTGAAAATGCTTAAAACGCACAGTATAGTCATCCTCGGCACCGCATTCACCTTATATATGATTATCGGTGCCTTTTACAAAGTCAATATAACTAATAATGGCACAATGCGATGGATTGATTCAGATGCTATGTTGAAATACGATTTGCTTATATCTGTTATTAATACGGCAGTTTCGTCTTCAATACCTGCCGTGGTTTGTCTTTCGGCGGCATCTGTTCTTAAAAAAGAAATTAAGAAGGAATGTAAAATTGAATCTTAACAGCGTTCCGGAGGCTTTTTCTTCGAGGCTGCGCATAGCGATCATATCTTCGCTGTACTGCGGAGAGCGAGATTTTGCCGAACTCAAAAGAATAACAGGAGCCACAGACGGCAATCTGAGTGTTCAACTCTCTAAGCTATGCGATTTTGGATATACTGAAACCCGCAGAACCATCCAAAACAAAAAATCACACACCGTCTGCCGTATTACCGAATCCGGAAAAAGCACTTTTGAGGAATATGTAAATATGCTAAAATGCTTGTCTGAAGCAGCGAGATAATAAAATGGTAGGTTGTAAAAAGAACCTTCAATAGTAAAAAGAATCCATATCAAGAAAACATAAATTATATTTTGAGGATTTTGTCGGAAGTTGCCGAGTTTTTCGTTGCTGTATTTTTTCTTTGTTCAGTTTTTCCCGATAAGAGTGTCGAATTCAAGTCAAAACGCAAAAGATATATTAATAATGCACAAAATATGTGCGAAAAGATTTGACATGTTGCCTTTTTTATTGTATAATAACCGAGTGAATATGTTTATCTGGACGCTTATAGTCGCTTAACACGCAGAAAAATTCGTATATTGACAGATTTAAGTAAATATTATCGGTTTTCTGCCTGCTCATATAAACAATTTATACCTGAAAAGAAACAATTTCCCTTGATTTACCTGAACCGACGCATTTTCTTTGCGGCGGTTCTTCGGGCGATAAAGGAAGATCGTTATACAAAGGTAAGCAATTTGTTCCATTATTCCGGGCTTACGAACCTGCTGTCGGATATCCGGCGGTCGGTTTCGCGGATCGTTTTCATTATGATTTTACTGGCTGTCAGAATGCCGGATACCAAGGAGTGATTATTTTTGCCAGCAAACAAGCAAAAAAACAAGCAGGGCGACAGAGGCCGCATCAAAAACGTCAGAAACTACCGAAGCATTGCGATCCTTGCCGTTGGCATATTGTCGGTTTATTTTCTTCTTACGGGAAAAGACAACCTTGATGTGACTCTAACGCTTTGGGAAAATTCGTTATATCTTGCGATTGCGGCCGGGATTTTACTTGCGGGCGCGGTTGTATACCGTTATTTAACCGTAAAAAACAAAATTGACGAAAAATACCGGATTATTACATCCTCAGCTCTCGTCTTCGCGGCGTTTATTCTCTTCGTTTCAATACTTGGCTTTAAGTTTTTCGGAGTAAAGTATGTCCCCCAGCTGATCGCCTTTATAATCGCGGTTGTGCTGCTTTATTTTTCGTCGTTCATATTTGATTCCGCCGCAGTGCTGTTCATCGGATATACCTTTGCCGCCGCCGCGATCATATGGACAATCAGCATTTTTAAATTAAATCCGATTTCGCTTTTCT is drawn from Oscillospiraceae bacterium and contains these coding sequences:
- a CDS encoding transcriptional regulator; the encoded protein is MNLNSVPEAFSSRLRIAIISSLYCGERDFAELKRITGATDGNLSVQLSKLCDFGYTETRRTIQNKKSHTVCRITESGKSTFEEYVNMLKCLSEAAR